DNA from Leptospira mayottensis 200901116:
ATACGAATATCTTTGATAACTAAATCTTCTGCAAATATGGGAACTATCGTAACACAAAAAATTGCAAAGACGAATATTAAACGTGTCAATTTCATTTTCCTCTTCCTCCGGTTCTTCTTACACCAGCGCTGGAAAATCCTCCAGTCTTCGACTGATTTCCATGGATCTTACCGGAAGCCCCTCCTCCTTTTATAGATTGTTTTTTCTCAAACTCTTTTTTTAGTTCCTCAGAATCAATTACTGCAATCTGTTTACCTTGGATTTCTTTTTTATTCAATGCCACAATTGCTTTCGTTCCCGCGGAATCGTCCATCTCGACGGATCCATAAGACAAAGAACGTCCTGTAGTTTTATCTTTTTTAATATGCACTTCCTGAACGGTCCCGAATTCCGAAAAAATCTTTTTCAGTTCGTCTTCGGTCAGCTCCTGAGGCAGATTTCCTACTGATATCTTCATGATTTTTCCTTCTCAAGAATCAATTTGTAAAATCCGATTTTATTGAAAACCAAATTCCATCAAGATCGGAACAAAACGACCAAGTTCCATCTCGACCTAATAAAAAAATTTCCAAAGAAACTGGAAATAAGAATTCTGGAACCTGTGGCTGACTTTTTTCAACTCAATCCGGGAGAAATTCTTACCCTAGCCGAAAAGGCAGGATACGAACCTTCCGGTCATTGTATGGCTCTGAACAGTTTGGAAAATCGAGTCTTCGACCTTAGGTTGGAGGACGGTTCCCATATCATTTCCAAATTCTATCGTCCCGGAAGATGGAGCAGAGAGCAAATTTTAGAAGAGCATCATTTTCTACAAGATCTGAAAGAGGAAGAAATTCCGGTCTGCACTCCCTTTTTATTTGAAAATGAAAGTAGCCTCTCTTTGTTTCAAGAAGACATTTATTATTCTTTCTGGCCCCGAGTAGGTGGAAGATCTCCCGACGAACTGAATCCGGAAAATCTTAGAATTTTAGGAAGGCTTCTCGCTAGAATCCATAATATCGGTCAGGCAAAACATTTTGAGCACAGGATCACGCTCGATTCCGAAACATATGGAACCGCTCCTTTAGAAACCCTACTTAAAGGAGAATGGATTCCTCCGAGTTGCAAAAAAGATTATCTCGAAGTCGCAAATCGGATTTTAGATCTTTTTCGGGAAAAAATAGAAACGGTTCCTCTGCACAGAATTCACGGAGACTGCCATAAGGGAAATCTACTCTTCGGAAAAGAAGGATGGTTTTTCGTCGACTTTGATGACTGTCTAAAAGGTCCAGCAGTTCAGGACTTTTGGATGTTACTTTCCAGAGGAAAAGAAGGACTTGAAGAAAGAGAACATATTCTTTCCGGCTATAGAGAATTTAGGGAATTCAACGACTCCTGGTTTGATCTTGTGGAAATT
Protein-coding regions in this window:
- a CDS encoding RNA recognition motif domain-containing protein, encoding MKISVGNLPQELTEDELKKIFSEFGTVQEVHIKKDKTTGRSLSYGSVEMDDSAGTKAIVALNKKEIQGKQIAVIDSEELKKEFEKKQSIKGGGASGKIHGNQSKTGGFSSAGVRRTGGRGK
- a CDS encoding serine/threonine protein kinase; this encodes MADFFQLNPGEILTLAEKAGYEPSGHCMALNSLENRVFDLRLEDGSHIISKFYRPGRWSREQILEEHHFLQDLKEEEIPVCTPFLFENESSLSLFQEDIYYSFWPRVGGRSPDELNPENLRILGRLLARIHNIGQAKHFEHRITLDSETYGTAPLETLLKGEWIPPSCKKDYLEVANRILDLFREKIETVPLHRIHGDCHKGNLLFGKEGWFFVDFDDCLKGPAVQDFWMLLSRGKEGLEEREHILSGYREFREFNDSWFDLVEILRAMRFVHYSAWISSRFTTDPSFPVAFPHFAGNEYWEKETLELKEQYKLIYNSLGGKNFFSVTESVSQEEELTNKDFFWDLED